The Patescibacteria group bacterium nucleotide sequence CGGCGCGGGTGGTTTGGGTTAAAGTATCAGTTTCAACAATGGTGGCACGCTCAACTGGCTGGATTAGGATCTGGGCTATCTTATCACCTTGTTTAATCTGATATGGTTCATGGCCGGTATTATACAACCCGACCACGTATTCACCACGATAACCGGCATCGATCACGCCAGATAAACAGTGTACACCATGCTTATGCGCTAACCCACTTCTGCTCCAAATTAAAACCACATAGCCATCGGATAGCTCGGCCGCAAAGCCTAATTTAAAAGTGTGTTGTTGGCCGGGTTTAAGCAGATATTCTTCACGGCTAAATACGTCCATACCGGCATCACCAGGATGGGCATATTCGGGCAAACGAGTATCGTCGTATAGTTTGTGAACCTTAAATTCCACGCAGTTTCTTTAATATTTTATCAATTTGATCAAACAAATATTCCCGGCTGCCCTCATTGATAATCATGAAATCGGCTCGGGCGATCGGTCCGGCTTGGTGAGCGTCTTCAATCTGTGAATAGTCCCGTGATATGGCCTCCGCTTCGCTTAATGGACGCACCGGACGATGTATCAACCGCTGTATCCGGGTATGAGGAGAAGCGAAAAGCGCCAGCACGTAAAAATTATCGCCGAACTCTCGCTTGGTGACCCTGTATTCCTCCCAACTGTAAAAACTCTCCAGAACAACGCTGGATGTTTGGTAATACTTCTTTATCTTGGGCATCGATATAATGGCGCAGGCACCCATGCCACGTTGCGCCCTAATGTCATTCCGCGTTACTTTTTCATTATCCTCGTTGATATCTAAATTGCGACGTTTCATCTCGTCGAATATTACGTCGCCAAAATATACCTTGGGCCATCCTGTCTGCTTGAGAATATATTGAGTGGCTTCGGTCTTTCCTGCCCCAGGCAGACCAACCACCGCTAAAACTATCTTTGGTTCAGGCATATACCCAGAAGGTATTGATTGTTCTTTTATATTTCCTGCAGTATCAGGTCGATCTTATAATGCAACTCTTCAATACTGCCATCATTGACGATGTTATAATCAGCCAACTTCCGGCATTTGAATAATTTCTGCCCAGCATCACTAGTTAATTCAGTAGTTTCACGTTGG carries:
- the dut gene encoding dUTP diphosphatase is translated as MEFKVHKLYDDTRLPEYAHPGDAGMDVFSREEYLLKPGQQHTFKLGFAAELSDGYVVLIWSRSGLAHKHGVHCLSGVIDAGYRGEYVVGLYNTGHEPYQIKQGDKIAQILIQPVERATIVETDTLTQTTRADGRYASTGR
- a CDS encoding AAA family ATPase gives rise to the protein MPEPKIVLAVVGLPGAGKTEATQYILKQTGWPKVYFGDVIFDEMKRRNLDINEDNEKVTRNDIRAQRGMGACAIISMPKIKKYYQTSSVVLESFYSWEEYRVTKREFGDNFYVLALFASPHTRIQRLIHRPVRPLSEAEAISRDYSQIEDAHQAGPIARADFMIINEGSREYLFDQIDKILKKLRGI